The sequence below is a genomic window from Saccopteryx leptura isolate mSacLep1 chromosome 3, mSacLep1_pri_phased_curated, whole genome shotgun sequence.
CACTGGACAGTCACAGAGCAGTTGTTAAGGGGAAGAAATGATTTCAGGACCCCAGGAGGTGGGTGCTCTCCTAACCCGAACTTTATGGGGGAAGCAGGGGTTGAAGGTACCTACCCCGCCCCCGCTCACCATGGCAGTGAGCCTGTCTTCTACCACATCGAAGTTGCACGTGTCAGTGGCACCCTCAAAATCCGGGGTAAAGGGAGGCACGCTGTCTCGGAGACCATCCCAGTCGAGGCCAAAGAAAAAAGGATGCTTCTGGAATTCACCTGCTCCATTCCGACCCAGCCGTGTTTCTGGAGGACACAGCAGTTGCTGGATGAGGTCGCGAGCCTCCTCAGGGACTCCTGTGTCAGCCAGCGGTAGAGACAGATGCTCCTGCTCAGAAGGAGAGGAAAATGCCAGGGTGTCAGCCTGGGAGCAGTTGCAGAGGGATCAGGGGCTCCAGCGGCCCTGCTCACCTTGTAGTGCACGATCTTGCCGTAGGTCTCGGCTGTGGAATCGGCATAGAAGGGTGTCTGCCCGTAGAACATTTCATAGGCAAACACGCCCAGTGCCCACCAGTCACACTCCGGCCCGTAGCTGCCTGTCCCCTGCCCGCTGCCCACAGCCTGCAAGATCTCGGGAGACAAGTAGTCGGGCGTGCCCACAGCCACCAGCGACCGCACCTGAGCCAACAGAACCAGAGTAGGGTTCAGCCACGCCTCTCCGCCCTAGCCACGCCCAAGCGCTTAGTCGTGGTcgtgccgcccccccccccccccccccccgttgtaACCCTGAGCCTTACATGCAGGCCTGGGTCACCTCCCTCTTCCCCATCCAAATCTAGCCCTGCCTTTATCCTAGTTTTACCCACACACTTCAGCCCTGCACCTCAGTCCACCCCTCAATGGTGGCACACGCTAGGCACTCCGCTCATGCTCAGTGCTCACCGTTCCGTCAGCCTGCAACTTGAGGCAGGAGCCAAAGTCCGCTAAACGGATGTGGCCGCAGCGGTCCAGCAGGATGTTGTCCGGTTTGATGTCTCTGCGCAGAAGAAATGAGGGAGTGAAGGGGGGGATAAGTAAGCCTCCCTCTATGTCTCACCAGGCTCCGTCTGCACCATCTCAGGGACTGGGCTCTCTAATTCCCAAGCCTCCAGGCCGTGACCTCAGGCCTCCTCTCCATGAGTTCCGCCCCTTTACGGATTCTACAGTTGTAGACCCAACTCCTCAGGGCCAGTGTCCAGTAAGCCCCAGCCAGCCAGGTCCCTTTCCAGGCTCAGCCCCATCTGGCGGTGCAACATTTGGATCCCTCTCCACACCCCACACGCAGGCCCCGCCCCTCAGCCCCTGCAGCACCCACCTGTGCACATAGCCTAGTCGGTGCACCGAGTCTATGGCCATGACAATCTCGGCCAGATAGAAGCGCGCCATCTCCGCTGGAATCCGCTCCCCAAACTTGCTCAGCAGCGTCAGCAGGTCCCCACCCACGTAGTACTCCATGACCAGGTACTGGGAGGAGGTGTGTCACGGGGGTTGGTAATCCCTCTACATCCCTATCGCTGATAACCCGCCACAAAGACTCCCAGAAATGCCCCATTCCTGGGCAGAGTCTCGCAGTAGCATCCCCATGGGAGCCCCAGAGATCTTCCAGGCCATATCAGAGACCCCCTCCCCAAAAAACCCCCACGAATTCTTGTAGATGCCATTAGGTAGAGATTCACCCCATCTGAGAGAGGGTAAGAAAAGAACCCAGAGACCTCCTAATGCCCAGATTGTAGAGCCCCCCACAATAACCCCAGCCCAGTGGTCCCCATACAGAGCTCTCCCATCCCAGGTAAGACTTCCCCAAAGGCGGCAACTTTATAGAGCCCCCCAGAATCAACCTGAGAAAAGAACGGTAAGGAACATCTACCATCCTGGGAAAGGAAGCCCGTTCCTAccacacagactcccgcaggcattTCAAGGTAGCTCCTCCGACCTAGAACCTGTCCCTGCCCTCGCCTCGTTAACAGCCTTGGGGTGGAGGTATGTCCCTCTAGTCACCCGGCCTGGGGCTCACCAGGTAGTTCTCATCCTGGAAGGCAAAGTGCAGCTGCGTGATCCAGCGCCGGTCCCCGTTCACCAACACATCCCTCTCTTCGCGGAAACACGACACCTGCGGGGCACCCGGAGGAGCTGAAGTGGTTGAGGGAGTTTGGGGGGAAGATCCTCAGGGTCCTGCACATCCAGCCACGGGCCTCACCTCTCCTCTCTTCAGCATATCCCACTTATTCATGATCTTCATGGCGTACACCTGGCCCGTCTGTTTCATCTTCACTACCGCTACCTGAAGGCCGAAATGGGGTAACTGGGTTGAAAGTGGCGAGGAACACCCAGGATCCACCAGACCCGACTCCACCCAAAGCCCGCCCACTGGTACACCACGCCTATTTGTCGTAAGCTCCGCCCACCCCTGCTGGTCTGTTTCTAAACTCATTCATCAATTTCTAAGGCCCCACCCCAACTCCTATGTCAGGCCCAAGGCACGAAAAGTCAAGATTGCCTGTTGTGGCCCAGGGCTTACCTCGCTGAACGCCCCGCGTCCGATCACCTTTAGAATCTCGAAGTCGTCCCTCTGCAGTCGGGCCTCCTTTAGCCTCGCCGCGATAGGCTCCGCTACGGGGAAGGGGGCGTGAGAACCTAGGGTCACTGGGACTGACGGTGGAGACGAGGAGGAAGTCCCACCCTCTGTTCCTCAGTCTTGCTCCCTGTCCCTGTTCTCTCCACTTTcggtctccccctctctctgccccttcccttcGGACTGTCTGCCTCCAAAGGCCTCCCCACATAAACACGGTTATGTTTGGGGGATGCAAAACTGCCCTCCGAGAGAGATGGGATACCTGGGAACCCCTTTTCAGGACAAGGCATTGGGCCAGAGGGCTCTTGTGGGAGCAGGATAAGGTTTGTGGGGGAACAGAAGTCTGAAGAAGGGAGGCCCCAAAGGACAGAGGGAGAACAGGCCCAGGTCTAGCGCCCCCTGGGCTTCAGGCCTCCACCCCGACTCGTGGTGATGAGAAAAGGGCCAGAACATGCAGCTTTACCCAGTCCTTCTAGGTTCAGAGGCAGGTGATTCCTGGACCACCCTTTGGGAAACACTGAGtttgggggcggggctgggagaaGGAATTGAAGAGAGACAAGGCCAGAGTGGACCCCTATCCTGGGCTCCAGGCCCTGTTCAAATGTGTTCTCCCGGTCCTTGCAATGCCAGGAGGAGTAGTCTATTATTATCCTTTATTTACAGTTGGGGACTCAAGGCTCAGACAGGTGAAGTCATTTTCCCAAGGTCCTACAGCTAGGAATGTTAAATGGGACAGTttgggaatggggggggggcactggaTGTCAAGGCAGGAGATCAGGGACATGGGAGAGGGAGGCCTAGACCCCATGGGGTAGAAGACACTGGATCTCAGGGCATGGtggagagagggatggggtgAGTAGAAATGAGGGGAGATACAGTGGGttacagagcagagagaggggccCCCATGGAACTTGGGGAGACTGGGCCAGTAGGGaagaaccagccagggcccaggattgggggggaggagagagccaAAACATTGAGCCCTTTTAAGGCAGTGGGAACCcaggccccctcccccgcccaagCCAGCAGGGGAGGGCTGCAGGATGCTGCTCAGGCCACAAAAGGAGTGCTCCTCACAGGAGAGCCAgatccctgcccccacctcacgtCTCAGTTTACCCCGCAGGCCAAACTCCATCCTTGCAAAAGGGGTGCTAAGAGAGTTAGTTGCTAAGAGTTGTGGGGAGAAGTTTCCTCCAGAGGCTGAGTGGCCGTGGCCTCCAccttcccatctgtgaaatgggaggtGGAAAGAGGAGCAGGACCTGGGTCCCAAAGAGATGGACACAAAGAAGGAGCCAGAGAAGGcagaaagaggaaactgagggacAGACAGTGGAGGGGCAGAACAGCAGTGTCACAGAGAACCAAACCCGAGTGAGACTGAGTCCTGGGCCAGGAGAGAGTAGGGGCAGACAAGGCAGGAGGCTGAGGGTGAAGCATCTTCCCTCCGGAGGACTGGACCTGTTTCTGAGGGGAAACCTGACAAGAAGGGGCTTGTGGGAGACAGGGAAGGCTGGAGTTCATGAAGGATGAACAGAtctgggagctggagaggagTCAAGGAGGACCCATGCAGACTAAAAGGGACCAAAATGGATGGGGAGGGGGCTTCTCCATCCAGGGGGTAGAGAGTGTACTGGGTGGCGCCTCTCTGCAGAGCTGGTTGTGCCCCAGGGCCCGCCTGAGTCACTGAGCCCTCCCAGTGCCTGGGCACCTGTCGGGGCAGCTGGAGAGGCTGGCGCCTAACACCTGCCTGTCGGCCGCGCCCCTGGCAGCTGCCCCATTCTGTCCCTTATGCCAGCCCCTGTGCTCTGGGAAACCAGGGGAGAGGGCCATGGGGCCCATTTTGGTGTGTGTGGGCATCCTAGGAGATAGGGCTCCCAGCATGTCCCTGCGCCCAGACTTGGGGAGAGAGGTGCCAGGGGAACCATGGGAGGCTGTTCCCTGCCCAGCCTACAACAATTCCCAAGTCATTGTTCTGAGTCATGGCTGTCCTGACCTCTGCTGACCCCACTCTGCCCAGCAAGAGTGGCATGGGGGTAGGGACATGTCACCCCAGGACCCAGGTCCAAGCTCTGGGCCCCTGAATGGGAGGCTTTCCCCATGTCTATCCTGTCCCAACAAGAGCCACCTTTATGCCCAACCCATTTCCACCTCCCAATCTGGGGGAGCTCATGCAGGCAGGTACTCACCCCACTGCAAAAAGTCAGCCACATACTTGTCCTGAGCCAGGTCGGAGGCACCCAGCTCCTGGTGGACGCCCAGGAGAAGGTCGAGCAGGGGCTCCAGCCCCAGGAAGCCGGGGTCCAGCACCAGCTGCTGGAGCCGCTTCAGCCGCACCTCGGCTGACATGTCGGGCAGGCAGCACCATGGCCCCCTCCCCGGGCCTGGGGCTCGGGGTCCTCTCGTCACGGGGCCTGGCAGCCCCTGTCCAGGCCCTCGGGCCCCAGCTGCATGTCAGTCTGTCCCTGGCTGTCCCCTGGGCCTCTCTGGCCACTTCTCTCTGCTAGCTGCAAAggcctcctccccttctccccaccccttggccggccctctcccacctcccagccTTAACCCCTCACAAGCCAGCCCCCACCAGAACGTTTAAGTGTGAGATTGGGGGGAGGAGAATCTCAACCCCTCAGCAACCCAACCCAATTAAAAGGTGGAGCACAGAGGAATGCTACAGGTGTGAGAGAGAGGCCCAAAATGAGCCCTCCCATTCCCCAGAGGGGACCAATTGAGGTCCAGAGCGACCTGGTAACACCCCTCCCAAGCCCTGGAGTtgcagggaggagaaaggggtgaGGCCTGGGAGGGGGCCGGGAGGCCAGGGCAGCTTTGCGGGTGACTCAGCCGGGATTCAGACTTTGGGACAGTTTAAATTTAGCCCTCAGGCCCTCtgctttacagatttttttttgttggttttttttttttttttttttttttttggtaggaggggaaggggtggtgtGAGAATTGGGAAGGGAGGCCCTCAGGAGCCAAGACCAGGGGTGACCCACTGGCCAAAgcctgggggaggcagaggagcccCCAAAATAGCTCCTTGGCCCCTGGCATGCAGCCACATTCCTGCCCAGGCCAGgattagaaacagaaacatttcgggggtggggtgggcggagCAGGAGAGTCAGCCAGGAGGGATTTCGCTGTCCTTCCAGGGCGGACAGTTCTCCTGGAGGAAAGAAACCATAGTCTTGGGTGTGCTCTGGACAGCAACGCCAGGCATGCCCGGCCCGGGGCAGCAGGAGGCCAAGACCTGGGCTCAAGACTGCTCGCTCTGAAACTCTGGAGTTCCCGAGGAACCCCATTGGGGAAGACCTTGTAATACTGGGTTTGGACAGTTTGAGCATTTTTTGAACAATTCTGCAAACTCCCACTGAGGACTCTGAAGAGGGGGCCCTGGTGGCAGCCCTCTTCCCCAAGGGTTTGGGAGGTGGAGGGGCTCTTTTCCATCCAATGGGTCTACCTCAAAACTGGCTGGTACTGTGTGTCCTCCTCTCACCATGTTTTCCTACTAAAAGGGGATGGGCGGGATAGAGGGACAGGGCCCAGCTGCTCCCCAGTTAAAGTGGACTAACAGGCTGTTTCCCCACAGAGCACTCCTGTTCGAATCCTCTTCAATTGTACTTTCCTAagttccaagggcccttctttcaCCTTATTTCCTGAGCCCATGCAGCCCAGCAGGCTCACTTCTagtacctctgtaactttctaaactttctcttattaaaaaaagggggggggcctggctagatagctcggttgattaagAGCATAGTCCCGAAGCACTGAGGTTGTtagttcgatccccggccagggcacgtgcaggaacagattgatgttcccgtctcttaaagaaaaaaaaagggggggggcgcTGATATAGCTCAGTGAAAACTCACACACACTCCCTCCACACCTCTGAGGAAGGAAACGGAGACGCTGTGAAAACAAGGAACTTTAGTATAAATAAAAGGTGCTGGAGACAGGAAGGGCCAGAGGGGCTTCCATAATTTAACACTCTTCAAAAGCACAAACAGCTGGGGGGATGGGGTTTGGAACCAGGGAGGGACAGgccacccctgccctgcccagagaCTGAGGGGCACATTGCAGAGCTGGGGCCCTTTTGGGTAGGGAGTTTCTCTGCCCACACCTCCCCCCCTAGTGACAAGTCACATGCTGGGGACAAGATTGAGGCTAACACTTCAGCGAAAGGGTCATTGTACTTGGCAGTGGGTGGGGACAAGACTGAGACCACATGGGCCACTACATCCCCCTAGGGTTTAGGCCAGTCTGGTGGGACCCTCTGCCCCCCAAATTTGTGCAGGGTGGGGGGCCAGAGCAGTCCATCCATCATGATTAGTCTTGTTAATACGTTGATGCATGAGGTCAGCAAGAGGGTATGGCTAGGAGGCGGCGTGGGGGTGAGGGAACCCAACATCCTTGGCTTCACACCACTGTGCCGCTTGGGGAGTTGCCAGGTTGGGAGGAGATGCCCTGGGGAAGATGAGAGGGGAGACAGGACGAAGTTAGAGACCACCTGGGACTCCCACCACCCTAGCCTTGCCCTTTAGTCCACCCCAGACCCCCCTCCCGGACAGAGGCTGCTGCTCTAGCTTCTGGCActttaatacaataattaaagtTCTCAGGTGATCCTGAGCAGAGGGTGGGGTAAGGGTGGAGGTAGGGAGGAGGGGGAAACACTGGAGTCCCCTTATAACAGAGGGGGGTCCTGAGATTCTTGGTGGAAAGAACTCAGGGACAGTCCTACCTCTACCACTGACTTGCTGGGTGACCTGGGCCAACTTCCTTCCCCTGTCTGGGCCTCGGTCTCCTCGTCTGTGAACTAGGGAGACAGAGGGGTCTCTTTCAGGACTTTCCAGACTGCCAAATCCCAACGCCCCACTTATAAGGTTCTGAGAGTGCTGTAAGTTCTAGGGATACAGGACACTATGGTCCCCAAACCTCCCTTCCAAGGAACTAAGCCACAGCCCCCAAACCTGGAACCTTAGCAACCCAAACCCAGACCCTGAGGAGTTCAGACATCTTAGCCCATGGCTCTTAAGTTATAAGGCACCAGGGCTGCACTCCACCCACTGGGAACTTCCTGAACCTCACGGTCACCCA
It includes:
- the DMPK gene encoding myotonin-protein kinase isoform X4 — protein: MSAEVRLKRLQQLVLDPGFLGLEPLLDLLLGVHQELGASDLAQDKYVADFLQWAEPIAARLKEARLQRDDFEILKVIGRGAFSEVAVVKMKQTGQVYAMKIMNKWDMLKRGEVSCFREERDVLVNGDRRWITQLHFAFQDENYLYLVMEYYVGGDLLTLLSKFGERIPAEMARFYLAEIVMAIDSVHRLGYVHRDIKPDNILLDRCGHIRLADFGSCLKLQADGTVRSLVAVGTPDYLSPEILQAVGSGQGTGSYGPECDWWALGVFAYEMFYGQTPFYADSTAETYGKIVHYKEHLSLPLADTGVPEEARDLIQQLLCPPETRLGRNGAGEFQKHPFFFGLDWDGLRDSVPPFTPDFEGATDTCNFDVVEDRLTAMETLSDMQEGVPLGVHLPFVGFSYSCMALRDNEVQGPMPMDLEAEPLPEPPVQVPSLEPTRVSPLEKTAEVAVPAAIPAAVAEAEVTLQELQEALEEEMLTRQSLSRELEAIRMANQNFASQLREAEARNRDLEAHIQQLQERMEGLQAEGAAAVTGVPSPRATDPPSHLDGPPAVALGQCTLVGPGPMHRRHLLLPARVPRLGLSEARSLFLFAAALAGTAALGCTGLVACSGHLAPVWRRAGAAFAP
- the DMPK gene encoding myotonin-protein kinase isoform X3; this translates as MSAEVRLKRLQQLVLDPGFLGLEPLLDLLLGVHQELGASDLAQDKYVADFLQWAEPIAARLKEARLQRDDFEILKVIGRGAFSEVAVVKMKQTGQVYAMKIMNKWDMLKRGEVSCFREERDVLVNGDRRWITQLHFAFQDENYLYLVMEYYVGGDLLTLLSKFGERIPAEMARFYLAEIVMAIDSVHRLGYVHRDIKPDNILLDRCGHIRLADFGSCLKLQADGTVRSLVAVGTPDYLSPEILQAVGSGQGTGSYGPECDWWALGVFAYEMFYGQTPFYADSTAETYGKIVHYKEHLSLPLADTGVPEEARDLIQQLLCPPETRLGRNGAGEFQKHPFFFGLDWDGLRDSVPPFTPDFEGATDTCNFDVVEDRLTAMETLSDMQEGVPLGVHLPFVGFSYSCMALRDNEVQGPMPMDLEAEPLPEPPVQVPSLEPTRVSPLEKTAEVAVPAAIPAAVAEAEVTLQELQEALEEEMLTRQSLSRELEAIRMANQNFASQLREAEARNRDLEAHIQQLQERMEGLQAEGAAAVTGVPSPRATDPPSHMAPRPWLWANARWWGQAPCTAATCCSLPGSLGLAYRRRVPCSCSPLLWLVPPPWAALGWWPAQAISPLSGAAQEPPSPPEL
- the DMPK gene encoding myotonin-protein kinase isoform X2 is translated as MSAEVRLKRLQQLVLDPGFLGLEPLLDLLLGVHQELGASDLAQDKYVADFLQWAEPIAARLKEARLQRDDFEILKVIGRGAFSEVAVVKMKQTGQVYAMKIMNKWDMLKRGEVSCFREERDVLVNGDRRWITQLHFAFQDENYLYLVMEYYVGGDLLTLLSKFGERIPAEMARFYLAEIVMAIDSVHRLGYVHRDIKPDNILLDRCGHIRLADFGSCLKLQADGTVRSLVAVGTPDYLSPEILQAVGSGQGTGSYGPECDWWALGVFAYEMFYGQTPFYADSTAETYGKIVHYKEHLSLPLADTGVPEEARDLIQQLLCPPETRLGRNGAGEFQKHPFFFGLDWDGLRDSVPPFTPDFEGATDTCNFDVVEDRLTAMVSGGGETLSDMQEGVPLGVHLPFVGFSYSCMALRDNEVQGPMPMDLEAEPLPEPPVQVPSLEPTRVSPLEKTAEVAVPAAIPAAVAEAEVTLQELQEALEEEMLTRQSLSRELEAIRMANQNFASQLREAEARNRDLEAHIQQLQERMEGLQAEGAAAVTGVPSPRATDPPSHLDGPPAVALGQCTLVGPGPMHRRHLLLPARVPRLGLSEARSLFLFAAALAGTAALGCTGLVACSGHLAPVWRRAGAAFAP
- the DMPK gene encoding myotonin-protein kinase isoform X1 yields the protein MSAEVRLKRLQQLVLDPGFLGLEPLLDLLLGVHQELGASDLAQDKYVADFLQWAEPIAARLKEARLQRDDFEILKVIGRGAFSEVAVVKMKQTGQVYAMKIMNKWDMLKRGEVSCFREERDVLVNGDRRWITQLHFAFQDENYLYLVMEYYVGGDLLTLLSKFGERIPAEMARFYLAEIVMAIDSVHRLGYVHRDIKPDNILLDRCGHIRLADFGSCLKLQADGTVRSLVAVGTPDYLSPEILQAVGSGQGTGSYGPECDWWALGVFAYEMFYGQTPFYADSTAETYGKIVHYKEHLSLPLADTGVPEEARDLIQQLLCPPETRLGRNGAGEFQKHPFFFGLDWDGLRDSVPPFTPDFEGATDTCNFDVVEDRLTAMVSGGGETLSDMQEGVPLGVHLPFVGFSYSCMALRDNEVQGPMPMDLEAEPLPEPPVQVPSLEPTRVSPLEKTAEVAVPAAIPAAVAEAEVTLQELQEALEEEMLTRQSLSRELEAIRMANQNFASQLREAEARNRDLEAHIQQLQERMEGLQAEGAAAVTGVPSPRATDPPSHMAPRPWLWANARWWGQAPCTAATCCSLPGSLGLAYRRRVPCSCSPLLWLVPPPWAALGWWPAQAISPLSGAAQEPPSPPEL
- the DMPK gene encoding myotonin-protein kinase isoform X5 produces the protein MSAEVRLKRLQQLVLDPGFLGLEPLLDLLLGVHQELGASDLAQDKYVADFLQWAEPIAARLKEARLQRDDFEILKVIGRGAFSEVAVVKMKQTGQVYAMKIMNKWDMLKRGEVSCFREERDVLVNGDRRWITQLHFAFQDENYLYLVMEYYVGGDLLTLLSKFGERIPAEMARFYLAEIVMAIDSVHRLGYVHRDIKPDNILLDRCGHIRLADFGSCLKLQADGTVRSLVAVGTPDYLSPEILQAVGSGQGTGSYGPECDWWALGVFAYEMFYGQTPFYADSTAETYGKIVHYKEHLSLPLADTGVPEEARDLIQQLLCPPETRLGRNGAGEFQKHPFFFGLDWDGLRDSVPPFTPDFEGATDTCNFDVVEDRLTAMVSGGGETLSDMQEGVPLGVHLPFVGFSYSCMALRDNEVQGPMPMDLEAEPLPEPPVQVPSLEPTRVSPLEKTAEVAVPAAIPAAVAEAEVTLQELQEALEEEMLTRQSLSRELEAIRMANQNFASQLREAEARNRDLEAHIQQLQERMEGLQAEGAAGP